Genomic DNA from Mycolicibacterium helvum:
CGCCACTGCCAGAAATCGCCGCCGTCGGCGTGAGTGCGTCCGCGCAACTCACGGTGGAAAGCGTGGGAATGCGCGTTGACGAATCCCGGGACGACCGCGCCAAGCGGAATGTCGCCTGGCTGAGGCGACACACCCGCCGTCACCTCGGCCAGATCTCCAGCTTCCACCTTCAGGCGCACTTGCTGGACGAATATGCCGTCGATGAGCGCGAGCTCACAATGGTAAAGCCGGTCCACGACTGTCATGGGATCGCGGTGCCCGCGAGATGCCGGAGGACGGCAGCGAGCCCCAGCGCACCACGCTCGCAGTCTTCATCGCGTGCGATCTCCCCCGGTGCGTGAGACACCCCGGTTGGGTTCCGCACGAAGATCATCGCGGCCGGCAAATACGCGGAAAGCACACCGGCGTCGTGGCCGGCACCGGTCGGGATGGCCGGCGCCCCGCCGAGCACGTCGGCTATCCGCCCGGTCAGCGTCTGGTCGAACGTGACCAGCGACGAGAACGACTCCTCATCGACATCGAGGAGGCAACCCTCGGCCTCTACACATTTCTGTATCAGCGCGACAGTGGAGTCCAGTTGAGCACGCACCTCCGCATCGGTGTGCGCGCGGATATCAAGCCATGCATCGACCCGCGAGGCGATCACGTTCGTTCCGTTCGGTGTGACGGCGATCCGGCCGACCGTACCGCGTGCCGTCGGGTGCTCCAGCGCGACGTCGCGAACGGCCAGTGCCGCCGCCGACGCCGCGACCACGGGATCGCGTCGCCCCGCCATGGGAGTGCTACCCGCGTGGTTCCCCTCGCCTGAGATCGTCAGCCGCCATCTGCCGTGCGCCATGATCGCTGAGGCGACCGCGAGCGGTCGGCCGCGCTCTTCCAGATCGAGGCCCTGTTCGACATGCAGTTCGACGAACGCGTCCAGTAAGGCCAATCGGTCATGATCGGGACCCATCCGCGACACATCCATACCCGCCTGCCGCCACGCATCTTCGAGTGTGACCCCATCACCGTCGGCTCGGGCCAGGGCGGATTCCGGGGAGATTTCGCCGACGAGCAACCTAGAACCCAGGCACGGCATGCCGAAACGGGTGCCCTCTTCCTCGGTGAAGGCGCAGACCGCGATCGGACGTGCCGGAAGCCAACCTTGTGCCTTCAGGATTGCCACTGCCTCAAGCGAACTCGCTACACCGAGGGGACCGTCATACGCTCCCCCTCCAGGGACCGAGTCCAGGTGGCTTCCTGTTGCGATCGCACCGGGTCCCGGATCACCCCACCATGCCCAGAGATTGCCGTTCCCGTCTAGCTCGACGGTCAGGTCAAGCTCTCGCGCCGAGCTGCAGAACCAGTCGCGAAGCGCCAGTTCGGCCGCTTCCAATAGGTGTCGCGAATAGCCTTGGCGGATCGGATCGCGCCCGATCTCACTGATCTGCGCAAGCCTTTCAAGCACCGACATGGCTCGCTCCTCTCACATGGATTCGCGCAGATCGTGTTTCAGCCAGATTGATGTCGACACAGTGGTTCGTGGCCAAATGTGTCGGAGTCAGGTCTGTCAAGGAGTCGTCTTCCTCACGGGTCTCGAAGTGGTGGTCAATGCGATGCGGCTCTACATGTCGTCTCCTCTACCGGCCACAGCACCCCGCAAGACCAAGCCGAAGAAGGCGGTCAGCTCACCGGCGACCGTCTCGGGCTGCTCCAGTGGGCCGGCGTGCGCTGCATTCGGGACGCATTGAACGGAACCCCGCCGTACGCCACGTGCAATCTGTACGGATCGCTGTTCGGGGACCAGTTGGTCGTGTTCTCCCCACAGCGCCAGAACGGGTGGCGCTACCTGCGCCAGCCTCGCCGTGGCGTCGTAGTCGGCGAGCGCCTCACAGGCCCGGGCATAGCTCTCGTCGTCGGTATATCCGAGTGCGAGAAGCATGCGGTTGACTCTGTCGGGGTGCAATTCCCGCGTCGATGGAGCGAACCAACGCTGCAACGACCCGGCTGCCAGAGAATCGGTGCCATTGGCTCGCACCGATGCCGCCCGCTCGGCCCACGCGACACGAGAGTCCACACTCGCTCCTGCCGAAACGATCGCCGCGGCGGCGACCCGATCGGAGTACCTCAGCGCCAAGTCGAGCCCCACCGTGCCGCCGATCGAGACGCCCGCATAGAAGAATCTCGACACCCCGCGAGCATCGAGGTGCTCCATGATGGCGTCGGACAGGTCGCCGATCGTGAAAGCGTGCTCTGCCGAAGGCGATTGGCCGTGTCCGGGGAGTTCCCAGCACACGACATGAAGCGACTGTGCCAGCAGGGGAACGACATCCGCCCATAGGGCAGCGGAGGTGCCCAGAGAGTGCCCGAGTACCAGAGTTGCGGCGTCGGCGGGGCCGACCGGATCGGTGAACGTGAGCGTGGGGGTGGGCACAATCTTGTCCTGGGGTCTAGGTCTGTCGGTTCGGCGCCTCGCGCCTCGTTCGGGTTCTGGTGTCAGCCCACGTGGTTGAGGAAGAGTCGCGTCCGTTGGGAACTCGGTGAGTCGATGAGCTGCTCGGCCGGACCGATCTCGATCATCCGACCCTGATCCATGAAGGCGACGCGGTCGGCGACATCGCGCGCGAACCGCATCTCATGGGTGACCACGATCATCGTCATGCCGGCTTCTGCCACGCGGCGCATAACCGACAGCACTTCGCCGACCAGTTCGGGGTCCAGCGCGCTTGTCGGCTCGTCGAACAACATCAGCTTGGGCTCCATCGCCAATGCGCGGGCGATGGCCACTCGCTGCTG
This window encodes:
- a CDS encoding alpha/beta fold hydrolase, whose translation is MPTPTLTFTDPVGPADAATLVLGHSLGTSAALWADVVPLLAQSLHVVCWELPGHGQSPSAEHAFTIGDLSDAIMEHLDARGVSRFFYAGVSIGGTVGLDLALRYSDRVAAAAIVSAGASVDSRVAWAERAASVRANGTDSLAAGSLQRWFAPSTRELHPDRVNRMLLALGYTDDESYARACEALADYDATARLAQVAPPVLALWGEHDQLVPEQRSVQIARGVRRGSVQCVPNAAHAGPLEQPETVAGELTAFFGLVLRGAVAGRGDDM
- a CDS encoding allantoate amidohydrolase — its product is MSVLERLAQISEIGRDPIRQGYSRHLLEAAELALRDWFCSSARELDLTVELDGNGNLWAWWGDPGPGAIATGSHLDSVPGGGAYDGPLGVASSLEAVAILKAQGWLPARPIAVCAFTEEEGTRFGMPCLGSRLLVGEISPESALARADGDGVTLEDAWRQAGMDVSRMGPDHDRLALLDAFVELHVEQGLDLEERGRPLAVASAIMAHGRWRLTISGEGNHAGSTPMAGRRDPVVAASAAALAVRDVALEHPTARGTVGRIAVTPNGTNVIASRVDAWLDIRAHTDAEVRAQLDSTVALIQKCVEAEGCLLDVDEESFSSLVTFDQTLTGRIADVLGGAPAIPTGAGHDAGVLSAYLPAAMIFVRNPTGVSHAPGEIARDEDCERGALGLAAVLRHLAGTAIP